A genome region from Taeniopygia guttata chromosome 5, bTaeGut7.mat, whole genome shotgun sequence includes the following:
- the DKK3 gene encoding dickkopf-related protein 3 isoform X1, with protein sequence MLEVPRSSHRPLPFKTPRARSGPKGKPALPLPLSISPRLSASSPPAGRGLRLRPLRGGTAGPAGEPRGREAAEGAAKDPRGSRGSRGQAEEPRMRRWALLAALLAALCAPAEGGGRRRAASLGEMLREVEALMEDTQHKLRNAVQEMEAEEEGAKKLLEVSFEDLPPNYHNESNTETRLGNRTVETHQEIDKVTDNKTGSTVFSETVVTSIRDGENKRNHECIIDEDCEPGKYCQFSTFEYKCQLCKPQHTPCSRDVECCGEQLCVWGQCRRSISRGENGTICENQHDCNPGTCCAFHKELLFPVCTPLPEEGEPCHDPSNRLLNLITWDMEPDGVLEQCPCAGGLSCQPQSHRTTPVCQLSANETQHTEKEDPLIMDEMPFLSLLPQDLLSDYEESSVIQEVRRELESLEDQAGLKPEPEAVQELVLGDEI encoded by the exons ATGCTGGAGGTGCCGCGCAGCTCCCACCGTCCTCTTCCTTTCAAAACACCGAGAGCACGATCGGGTCCGAAGGGGAAACCCGCGCTGCCCCttcccctcagcatctcccccCGTCTCTCAGCATCCTCCccgccggcggggcgggggctgcGGCTCCGCCCGCTCCGGGGAGGGACCGCGGGGCCAGCCGGGGAGCCGAGGGGCAGAGAGGCGGCAGAGGGAGCAGCGAAGGATCCGAGGGGCAGCCGGGGGAGCCGAGGGCAGGCGGAGGAGCCGAGGATGCGGCGCTGGGCGCTGCTGGCCGCGCTGCTGGCCGCGCTGTGCGCGCCCGCGgagggcggcgggcggcggcgggcggccaGCCTGGGCGAGATGCTGCGGGAGGTGGAGGCGCTGATGGAGGACACCCAGCACAAGCTGCGCAACGCCGTGCAGGAG ATGGAAGCTGAAGAGGAAGGGGCAAAAAAGCTGTTAGAGGTCAGCTTTGAGGACTTACCTCCCAACTACCATAACGAGTCCAACACAGAAACCAGACTGGGCAACAGAACTGTTGAGACTCATCAAGAAATTGATAAG GTTACAGATAACAAAACTGGATCGACAGTTTTTTCTGAGACAGTTGTTACATCCATCAGAGAcggagaaaacaaaaggaatcaT GAGTGTATCATTGATGAAGACTGTGAACCAGGGAAATATTGCCAGTTCTCCACCTTTGAATACAAATGTCAGCTCTGCAAGCCCCAGCACACA CCCTGCTCACGGGATGTGGAgtgctgtggggagcagctctgtgtctGGGGCCAATGCAGGAGATCCATTTCCAGAGGGGAGAACGGCACCATCTGCGAGAACCAGCACGACTGCAACCCTGGCACGTGCTGTGCTTTCCACAAAG AGCTTCTGTTTCCTGTGTGCACACCCTTGCCCGAGGAAGGTGAGCCCTGCCATGATCCTTCCAACAGACTTCTCAACCTCATCACCTGGGACATGGAGCCTGATGGAGTCCTGGAGCAGTGCCCCTGTGCAGGCGGCctgagctgccagccccagag CCACAGGACTACACCTGTGTGTCAGCTGTCTGCCAATGAAACCCAGCACACTGAAAAGGAAGATCCCCTCATCATGGATGAGATGCCCTTTCTCAGCTTGCTCCCTCAAGATCTCCTCTCCGATTATGAGGAGAGCAGTGTCATCCAGGAAGTGCGTAGAGAATTAGAAAGCCTGGAGGACCAAGCAGGTTTGAAGCCTGAGCCTGAGGCAGTTCAGGAGCTGGTTTTGGGAGATGAAATCTAA
- the DKK3 gene encoding dickkopf-related protein 3 isoform X2: MLEVPRSSHRPLPFKTPRARSGPKGKPALPLPLSISPRLSASSPPAGRGLRLRPLRGGTAGPAGEPRGREAAEGAAKDPRGSRGSRGQAEEPRMRRWALLAALLAALCAPAEGGGRRRAASLGEMLREVEALMEDTQHKLRNAVQEMEAEEEGAKKLLEVSFEDLPPNYHNESNTETRLGNRTVETHQEIDKVTDNKTGSTVFSETVVTSIRDGENKRNHPCSRDVECCGEQLCVWGQCRRSISRGENGTICENQHDCNPGTCCAFHKELLFPVCTPLPEEGEPCHDPSNRLLNLITWDMEPDGVLEQCPCAGGLSCQPQSHRTTPVCQLSANETQHTEKEDPLIMDEMPFLSLLPQDLLSDYEESSVIQEVRRELESLEDQAGLKPEPEAVQELVLGDEI, encoded by the exons ATGCTGGAGGTGCCGCGCAGCTCCCACCGTCCTCTTCCTTTCAAAACACCGAGAGCACGATCGGGTCCGAAGGGGAAACCCGCGCTGCCCCttcccctcagcatctcccccCGTCTCTCAGCATCCTCCccgccggcggggcgggggctgcGGCTCCGCCCGCTCCGGGGAGGGACCGCGGGGCCAGCCGGGGAGCCGAGGGGCAGAGAGGCGGCAGAGGGAGCAGCGAAGGATCCGAGGGGCAGCCGGGGGAGCCGAGGGCAGGCGGAGGAGCCGAGGATGCGGCGCTGGGCGCTGCTGGCCGCGCTGCTGGCCGCGCTGTGCGCGCCCGCGgagggcggcgggcggcggcgggcggccaGCCTGGGCGAGATGCTGCGGGAGGTGGAGGCGCTGATGGAGGACACCCAGCACAAGCTGCGCAACGCCGTGCAGGAG ATGGAAGCTGAAGAGGAAGGGGCAAAAAAGCTGTTAGAGGTCAGCTTTGAGGACTTACCTCCCAACTACCATAACGAGTCCAACACAGAAACCAGACTGGGCAACAGAACTGTTGAGACTCATCAAGAAATTGATAAG GTTACAGATAACAAAACTGGATCGACAGTTTTTTCTGAGACAGTTGTTACATCCATCAGAGAcggagaaaacaaaaggaatcaT CCCTGCTCACGGGATGTGGAgtgctgtggggagcagctctgtgtctGGGGCCAATGCAGGAGATCCATTTCCAGAGGGGAGAACGGCACCATCTGCGAGAACCAGCACGACTGCAACCCTGGCACGTGCTGTGCTTTCCACAAAG AGCTTCTGTTTCCTGTGTGCACACCCTTGCCCGAGGAAGGTGAGCCCTGCCATGATCCTTCCAACAGACTTCTCAACCTCATCACCTGGGACATGGAGCCTGATGGAGTCCTGGAGCAGTGCCCCTGTGCAGGCGGCctgagctgccagccccagag CCACAGGACTACACCTGTGTGTCAGCTGTCTGCCAATGAAACCCAGCACACTGAAAAGGAAGATCCCCTCATCATGGATGAGATGCCCTTTCTCAGCTTGCTCCCTCAAGATCTCCTCTCCGATTATGAGGAGAGCAGTGTCATCCAGGAAGTGCGTAGAGAATTAGAAAGCCTGGAGGACCAAGCAGGTTTGAAGCCTGAGCCTGAGGCAGTTCAGGAGCTGGTTTTGGGAGATGAAATCTAA
- the DKK3 gene encoding dickkopf-related protein 3 precursor (The RefSeq protein has 1 frameshift compared to this genomic sequence) encodes MRRWALLAALLAALCAPAEGGGRRRAASLGEMLREVEALMEDTQHKLRNAVQEMEAEEEGAKKLLEVSFEDLPPNYHNESNTETRLGNRTVETHQEIDKVTDNKTGSTVFSETVVTSIRDGENKRNHECIIDEDCEPGKYCQFSTFEYKCQLCKPQHTPCSRDVECCGEQLCVWGQCRRSISQRGERHHLREPARLQPWHVLCFPQRASVSCVHTLARGR; translated from the exons ATGCGGCGCTGGGCGCTGCTGGCCGCGCTGCTGGCCGCGCTGTGCGCGCCCGCGgagggcggcgggcggcggcgggcggccaGCCTGGGCGAGATGCTGCGGGAGGTGGAGGCGCTGATGGAGGACACCCAGCACAAGCTGCGCAACGCCGTGCAGGAG ATGGAAGCTGAAGAGGAAGGGGCAAAAAAGCTGTTAGAGGTCAGCTTTGAGGACTTACCTCCCAACTACCATAACGAGTCCAACACAGAAACCAGACTGGGCAACAGAACTGTTGAGACTCATCAAGAAATTGATAAG GTTACAGATAACAAAACTGGATCGACAGTTTTTTCTGAGACAGTTGTTACATCCATCAGAGAcggagaaaacaaaaggaatcaT GAGTGTATCATTGATGAAGACTGTGAACCAGGGAAATATTGCCAGTTCTCCACCTTTGAATACAAATGTCAGCTCTGCAAGCCCCAGCACACA CCCTGCTCACGGGATGTGGAgtgctgtggggagcagctctgtgtctGGGGCCAATGCAGGAGATCCATTT AGAGGGGAGAACGGCACCATCTGCGAGAACCAGCACGACTGCAACCCTGGCACGTGCTGTGCTTTCCACAAAG AGCTTCTGTTTCCTGTGTGCACACCCTTGCCCGAGGAAGGTGA